Within Montipora foliosa isolate CH-2021 chromosome 3, ASM3666993v2, whole genome shotgun sequence, the genomic segment TCATCGAGTTCGTTTTTTAGacatgagcaactaaatccaaaatatagggtgttttgctgggctttcctgttgccaaggtaacttattaaagcacaataatgatcacatcttgattggaaataattggtgttttatatggtaccataacattgttaagtcatacagtgttgtagcgtcatccgttctaaagagagtgtcttcGAATTGTTGAAACTGCTTTATACCACATTGAAGCCAACTATTTATCATACTATATCCCTTCCTCGTTCCTTCTGCTATGAGTACGGGCTCTTGGGAATCGGCGAGCGATGCAATCATCGAAGGACTAGGATGGAAGCCGCTCTACGAAAGACAAGTGGAGCACATAAAATAAATAGTTAATAACTGTTGCAAGCATCCATTCCCATGGTACTAGATTCAGCAAGAACCTCTGTACTGATAAAATTAAGTTAAAGATTTATAAACCTgctcttttttttataaaggTGCAGTTATTTTTGACTCATAATTTTAAGcattttaaaattgttgttttgcagCCTTTAATCTGTGTTTCTAGCattaattcatttattattttaacaAGACCCACCTATAACTGAAGTGGTTAccatatataaatattttaagttaGGGATTGTACAATAATTGCCTggaagggtgggggggggggggtgaggcTCACTGGGAAATGGGTGAACTATGCCCCAAAACTAAGTTACACCCCCCTCTAATTAagcaaaaattaatttcaaccCCCATCACATAATGATAATGTAAAGGCTAACCCTCCCCCCTCCCATTGAAAAACGTCTCCTCCCATTGATTACCTCATTTCTAGTTTACTTGTTAGATTTCTTCCTCCGGTACAAACATCACTTCAAATGACTCTTCGACATATGTCTAAGAGTCATTTGACGAGTCTTCAGAATCATTGGACTCTGTTCTTGTGTCGTCTTCGCATGAATTGGGGGATTCCTCATGtactttaaattaaaatttcaacaGTGGGGTTTTTCATTCTGCTAAATTATGATGCCATGTGGGCTAACATTGGCATCTTTCTTTTTCACTGAATAACATTATAGTGCTACTTTTACAACTTTTAATTCAAGTTTCCTGTtttatgtgcatttctggacataagtggttTTATGAAATCCTAATGCAAATAAAGTAGCACTGCTTTAACATATATAACAGAGGCATTCCTTTCCTACGGCATGACAGATAGGAAAACAACAGTTCATAGATCAGAACACCTTAGACTTGATAAATTTGTCATTTTATTCCAATATTAGTATTTATATTTGAAATCGAATAACTCTTCCACTTCTTTTCCAGTTTGTAAAAAGGAATGAAAACGTAatcccaaattactttcaaacttgaaTTGTTCCCAGCTTTACGCTCTCAAATTATGTAATTATCCTTACTTGTCCTAGTGTTTATCATTTGTACGTGTGTGTGTGCGCGCGTTGGTGATGCATGCGTGTGCAAGAAAGAACATCACTTTGCAGTCTTGCTCCAACGCAGTCACAAATAATTGTCACAAATggttttatttttagatacattTCGCGCGCGAACAAActaagggccgccaattttaaccaatcagaagaagccatgtcacgcgtgactgcttttGTCTAACatccaactgattttcgcgagaacgggtattctaaaaattgGGTACCTTAAGCTTTAAGACCGCGACGGCcgcgaaaacgtcatttaataGTGCTAGTTTATGTTTCTTAAAGAGTTTCGCGATTGTTCCAGTTTGTTCAACTTCCACAAACTATTTAGGAAGTGAATTGGGAGGAACAGTGTTGGAACTAAagaagaaaatcaaagatttgtCCTCGTGCGCTCACGTCTTCCTTAGAACTTGAAATTGGTCATGTCACGTTGCAGAGGGAAAAGGAATGTACAAATTTTAAAGCGCATGTGCAGAGCCATTTTCTTGCTCATTGATGgctatacaccttatttcaaaatggccgctgatttatgcggatacaaattggcccttgttgcctcgttcaagataacatattcttttgaattttaagcttgaGAACGCGGCATCAaaggcttatttgaataaaaacaaaagaatatttaaatggcggccatttggaataaggtgtattgtttGGTGGCGTTCTCTCTGAGGTTGCCGtcctagatcttaaggtccctatagactcatttgtgactgtgctgggtagctcacccatgccataacaacactcttatctaattcactcttggcgTGTGAGTGTAAGGTAGTCTCAGAGAGGGAATTGAGTTTCCCCAGGAGaacatctggagcgtgcaacttccatacagcgtccgtgaaacggcgttttcacaagtaggtttatttttagactagcccttcctgcgaattaggtaaaaaaaacaaaggcagttccggttcggtgaccctatgacgtcagcttaatttcttgtaattggtcatcgggctcctgtgggagtcttaTTCgcaggaaattcaatctaaaaataaatcggtctgtgaaaacgccgttacacgaacacagtagagttgtaggctccgggtcatgggttcctggacCGTCCCCCTACTATCATCCTgccacacttttttttttatgaaacaaTAAATATATAAACTATTCATTCTCCAAATGTTACCTTAGTTTAACAACAAAGAGGCCAAAGTGATGGAACgtctttcttttatttattggTTTAACAGTTTTCCTGTGTCAGTGACATTGAAGTCAGAAAAAATTGACTTCGTCTTTGTCAATGTAATCAAATGTGATTTCGCATATGTACTTTTGCACGTTCGCTGCAGGTGAAACATGAATCATCACATGCCCCACATTACACATAATTACCGAGGAGGGAAGGGCTTTCTCTAAAATCAAAACATCTTAAATCATAACCTCTGTTTCACAATAGAGGACAACGTGTTTTGGGATTACATGGGACGCCATCCACCATAACCCCTCGCAACACTTCCTAGCGTTTTACATGATTTTAAgtaatatttaaaaaacggGTGCGAGTGTTTTAccggggtttccaaacacgagaaaactgatgaaagcccGAGGCCGTTAGGCCGAGGGCTTTCATTGTTTTCGAACACGCTGTTCTTTACCGCGGTATCAAGGTACATCCATGTGgtctagagcggttttcaattgagtgtcgaaagtaattaacgaattgctttggttttgcatttacttcactcagtgattggtgcaaagttctcgcgccattttttcaaccaatcagaagtgaaaccaaaaccaattgtggctcgcgcgtgcacattttcccgcgctttgtgtcggctacgttttgattggtttactggattgtctccgtcctttttgattggccaaagtaattactttggttttggtattacgacactcaattgaaaaccgctctaagcgCGGGCACGCAATTGGTTTATCACTTGAGGAATTATTAAAGAGTTTGAAAAAGAGAGATGAAACGTTGCGTTCACGTTAAACAGCAAATTCTCTTGTTTTATGTTGACTCTCTTTTTTGAGAAATGACCCGGTCTAtgttgttaaggacggtgcctactaattgaaagatatttttgcgcggtttgctgaatatgcgggaaaagcaaaattaacaactgctactgaaatccaaaaagaaattgggtgTAACCGCCGCGTTTTTTGAAGGTAATTTATCAACTATATTTGAaagaagctttaaaatgcaaagcaatgtatggcactcttttccaaattgaagcttaattatcttcgaagtaagtatccccaattttctttttggataccaagagcacttgcgaAGTTCTGCCTTTTCGCCATGATTTTgaatcgcgcaaaaatatccctgtattaataagcacagcccataggaaatccgagtatctcgagatgcgcagaacgaatgcgcaataacaatagtaggcaccgttcttaacaGGCGATAACAGAGAATGATAGTAAAAGATTGTAAAGCGCATTAGATCATTGCGTCATGGAAATGCGCTAtagaaatcaataaattattattattattattaatgaggGGAGAGAACTCATCCCCATGCCccatgatagttttttttttcaatctattttTATTTTCGTGCCATGCCATGAAAGTTATTTTGCAGTCAATAATAACCAATTAGCTGTTTTCCTAAAAATAGCCTCGCATCATGACCACGGGCAAGATTGAATtaagtgttgttatggcatgggtgggctccccagcaaagtcacaaatgagtctatttttagaatacccgttcccgcgaaaatcagttgaaaACATGGCAGAAACAGTCACGCGTGACGTGGCTTCTTCGTATTGGTTAAAATTCatttggcggccctttgtttcgcacgcaaagtgtatctaaaaataaatccatttgtgcctatgctggggcaagaccgcaaagtgatggATGAACACTTTTATCTAATTCGCTCTTGCCACGAACTAAATTTAGATTGAAAAAATAATCATTGGTAGAAATCCATGTATGGTGGATGTCTTCTCTCTCCTCATCCTCACTTGCAAGCAATTAGTGAgcgtaaaggaaaaaaaaggtttctttcATTTTGGCAAAAAGAAAATCTCAGCCTGGCCCGAAATGCGAttctaaatctctctaatattCCCAAATCAGTTTAGAAAGAGATATCATTTGGGTGTTTGCTGCGGATCTACAGTATTGAAGTCAAAGCACCGCGGAGTTTAAAGCGAACAGTCTTAGTAGTTGTGATGACTTCCTCTTTTCAAATACTTTTAAAACCTTGAAATTTATGGAATGTTTCTTAAGCGGAGATCCAAGTGTTCCATGTCTgagtattttctttgtttgcatCTCAAATCACATTTCCGATTAAGAAATGAGTCACTCCAcacatagttaatagacggtaatggttatgaaaccagacaaatttctttgttgtaagtttttttctcttttttggccttgactgTTCACAAAACAGAATTGTTGTTTACTCCGTAATGAGGAACTAACCAACAGAAACGTGTTGGtgacgtaattcatgcatagtgtatgagcgcaaaacaaaagattgtgcacggtcgtggattttccaacctaaatcttggcggctttgtttgctcctttgagctttcaaaccagtcccctctattaactatgctccacataattattatttgttgcaTCGAATGGGTTATGGTGGATGGCATGTGATGCTAAATGAGTTGGGGCGGATTTAAAAGTTGGACATTAGTTTCGGTGGTGTTTACAGATACCAAACATAAACCTCAACGCATGTCGGTTCGCCACTGTTATCATCTTCGCCAATATTTTCCAAATCTTCTCCATACCACAGCTGAAGTTCTTGCCCTTGTTGGACAAACTCcggattggaaaagtcgtggaACACTAAAATCGGCGAATCATGATCGAATCCAGGCAATGAGTACCACGTGGTCTTCGACTTGTCGCCGATGACTTTTTTCCGGGGAAAGAGGACCTGCCGGGACGGAGTGGTTATGAAGGTGCCGAGTGGAGACGAGCCGACATAAGGGTGATTAATGGGGCATCCCCAGTTGCTCTTATAGGGGATAATCGGTGAATGGCCGTTGGTATTCCCGCAAGAAACGTGGCCACTAACATGCACCAGTTTGATGGCAGCCACAAAACCTTCTCTGTCAATCCGAAAGACGCCTGGGTTGTCTCCCCTGGCGCTAAAGCAGACTAACTTTTGGGGATTTGTCATGTTTCTGACCTTGTACCATTTGTCTGAAATGGGAAAGTAGCATGTCAGCTTTAAACACAAATCTTCTTTGGTACTTCAAGCAACCTGATTACGTAATTTActcaaagaaaattcaaagaaTGCTTATTCAAAGGAGATCTTCATAGTTCTTCAACTCAGCCAAAAATATCGCGCATGCCTACAGATGAAACCAAGTAAATGACGCAAAGAGACCCATTATTTGCGCCTTAAAACGGTGAgatgaaccaatcatatttTAAGATGGCTGACACCATTTCAAGGGGATGTCTTATCAGCAGGATTGACTCTACGACGCTGTTGCACGTAACAGCGGTTATTTTATAGTATCATATAAAACAAGTTACTAGCTTAAGacgcagtagtagtagtagtagtagtagtaggagtagtagtagtagtagtagtttatCATAGCAACAAGAAAACCATCTTAAGACATTACCATATTTCGTCTTTAACAGGCTTACATCTGAAAAACGATCGAAGAGACCCCCAATTTTAATTTGCAGGCTTTAATAAAGTGGTTTTCTAACTTAAAACAAATTCTCTGGAGCGGGTTTAGAGCCACCATAAAATTTGTAGTTTTGAAGGTAGTCCTAAATCGGATCCAGAGCATTTCATCTTAGCCGGCAAATcacttcaaaacaataaaaattgggggtGACCCGCGTTCGTTTTTTAAATATAATCGGTTTCAGTTAAAGTTTAGGGTGTACTTAGATGGCTTTgctgctatggtaacctattacgtcacatttaTGTTTCATACATGGTAATTTAACATCGCCGTTACGAGAAACGGTTGTGTAGGTTCAATCCTTCCCTTGAAAGCGTTAAATTTGATTGAACCTCCTTAAGCTGGCCGAGAGCGAGGAAAAATGTCTGCATTTGGTAAGACAATATgtttttgaaagacaagaaagaacTTCGTCGGCTTGTACCATTTTCTGTTCCTGTATGATGCCCAGAGCCCTCTAATTCTCATTCCCATAGTGCCCTGCGTTTTCGCTCAAGACCATGAGGGCCTCCTCAGGCATAACACGGAAGCGCACATAGAGATCCATTTGTCATCTTTAAAAACTAATGAAGTTTAGTGACTGGGTCAGGGAGAGTCAAGTGAGGCTCAGTGCCACTTATGTTGTAAAGCGCTTTTCTTGTTTTACTGTGCTTGCGCGGATAGACACTAAGCTCAATAAGCGATCGTTAATCGATAAGTGGTCCGCAATGCCGAAAGGACACCGGAAGACACGACGACTCCATCCTTTGTCAACGTCAGACTCCACCGATTTGGGACGTCATAATGCAGCTGTCAAATGCCACCAATAACCAGAGCCAACGTTATAGCGCAGCTGTTAACATAGTAACTCGTACGAGTATCATTAAGTGCACAGCCAAACTGAAAATTGTGATCGGGATCGAGAGTATGGAGGCAAAAATCGCCGCGATTTTGTGAAATATGTACGTCACGTAGGTCTAAGTTCCAATAGTTACTCATCAACAGTAAGGAATAGGGAAACAAAATAAAGGTCTGTAAATGTCGTAGAAGCCGCAAACCATCGAGAAGTTAAAGAGGTTTCAATTTGCAGTCCATGAAGAAACGAACATTTTAATGGACGATAAAATCAACGCTTACAAATCGACTACATTTTCTTCCAGACTAAAAAGCATAGCAACACCttatgtttgtttctttgttatttacttgtttgagcaggttgacgTTTCGGCAGCCATTCAGCTGAtatggacctgctatacccacccacttACACACTCGCAAAGGACAGCCACTACACCGCGGGGGACTCCGTCCTCTACTCTTCATGAATAGTGTGCGGGTTCTTAAAGTGCACGTGGCTCGAAATTTCACCACCAGTTTTTATTTCATGTCTTTAAAATTCAGGCATTTGCTTTCCTACAAATGTCCGAAGTGAGTTTTTTCGTAGCACGAACTTCGgcattttggccaaaaaattgcGACATTTTCCGCGCGGCcaaatatgacttcatgacgtCATCAGTTGTGTTAGATTGCAGCGGGAAATATAAACAAGACAATTGAAGAGTCTGCGAAAAATATTGTGTTGGTAGCGGCTCTGGGCTAGTCAGCTGCAAAAATCCCAATTTGACCCCAGGTATATCAATTCATCTACTTCCTAAAAAGGAGGATCgaagaaagaaatggatgaaATTTGTCCAAAAACACCGGCCCGGTTTCAAACCTATGCGGCAAACCCACGAAGACTTCGATCCGGTGCTGTGTTTTGCATGAAGGGTCGATCTAGCTGATATGTCTCGGGTCTGAACATTTAAGAAACGGACTTTCTTAACCATAGACCTggcaaaaagaaaggaagatcaACCAGCGATTGCAACAGATCAAGAGCGAAGGAAGGTGCAGTTTGAATTGATATGCTCGCACGGGTGAGCCGATGCTCTCGATCGACCACTTCGTTCTATGCCATATCGTTCCAAGTCAGGTGGTTCCACTTCTACAATGACGATGCGATGAATAACGACTTCCTCAATGTTTATTGGAACTCGGATATCAATTGAAATGCACTTAGCGCGTTCAGTGATCGACTATGGACAAACCAAGTCCAAGCCTGCCtacagatcgttttcactgccacgccataaaacacaggtcacattccacaggtccactcgttgcaggtcattgtttttatgttttggaaaggacccccccccccccctcctaagCTACGCCCTTGTCATGTGTACTGTCTCGCAAGTGTAAAGTAACCAGACTTCTTTATGCATTCGTCTTCTACAACATTTCACGTTCTTGGCCTTTTCCATTGTACGGCTTCGAATGTATTTTTtatggcggcgggtctaaaacacaggtcactcgtagcaggtcattgttttaccttttggaaggTAACCAAAGCCCTTAATTTGGccaaccctaggcctaaaaaccaaccttaggcctagggttagccaaattgagggttagggttactggggtgcccgtgacctcCCTCcctttgtaagcctttttttaTGCAAAcgacctacaatattcaggttgcgaaaacgcgaggaccctctgtttgacacagtgtgaccccccccccccttttgaaaatcctggctacgcccatgcaCGAGTTTTAAACACCTAATATACTTGAAACGTTCAAATTGCGGAGAATCGTAACGAGAGACatttatattttcaatcaaAATAGATTTCATTGTTTGGTATCAAGCAAGTGACAAtaaggaaattcaaaatgctgtatttttaaaaccaaaaacGTTAAGGAACTGGAAGgttgtaaaaagatttatttctaggtcatcttcaagtTGTATAGATGAAAATCCGGACGACCTGACGGTTTTGATTTTAGAGCATGCGAAAACCATCTAGTCATCGAACGTTCGAATTCTATAAAATACCTTCCAAAGAAAATTCACCTCGCATCTTTTAATAATGAAATGTACGCAAATGGATAATTAATTCAGGTCCTCAGAGAGACTTAAGCCCTCAGGGGGGAAGAGCTGTAATCTGGATACCGAGAAATGAAAATACAAGCGAAGGAAAAATGCAATTGATGGGCTCCAGAGTGATGTGACCACATCACAAGATTCGCCTGATGTGGATTTTCATGGCAAattgttattttaaatttaaaaattctgcccatcattttgaaatttaaattgttcacaagtacttgacatttttttattgcatataaCTTGTGAACTTtgcggttgggaatccttctgtgatagaaggccagactgctaacatct encodes:
- the LOC137996749 gene encoding uncharacterized protein, with the protein product MNSLVIVLFAVFTLFSGYHTFDHEIPKCCSCDKFSTKQGEQLRNLLQEEAKMLRKGMQMMCPKKDDKWYKVRNMTNPQKLVCFSARGDNPGVFRIDREGFVAAIKLVHVSGHVSCGNTNGHSPIIPYKSNWGCPINHPYVGSSPLGTFITTPSRQVLFPRKKVIGDKSKTTWYSLPGFDHDSPILVFHDFSNPEFVQQGQELQLWYGEDLENIGEDDNSGEPTCVEVYVWYL